A genomic segment from Canis aureus isolate CA01 chromosome 4, VMU_Caureus_v.1.0, whole genome shotgun sequence encodes:
- the TBATA gene encoding protein TBATA isoform X11: MGLPTISVPIGDPQSNREPRLSSGLSMPGTTGKAGGPRVSAGNVFPEAWKKELRDLASRVAVFTKENELKSKEKEEPQREQGAKYSAETGRLIPTSTRVIGRRHSRQGPRMYSSGKDEGVQTVFLKDHELLGGLILPGIRFSGPVGRGPRAGLQGLHLLPRVPTPGNRSHSHRQQPGLGSPRSPCCYTELELPPMIRDWRLQGKEGPAVAEMPEAEEAAEGEAFMLLGGMEPHAGSSAASASPDPQPARWDLPTSVLVSPDPGSSRVGRPVGSLKPPRQGPRDPGLGPGAPLSDPADRLPERYPVLATLRSPKRERPGPGTPANSRGSAISTAPSLYPVGKTSPSAPGIPRAISREETAALQPIPEEDEDPTTTQRRPTRVHRESTNSPDASEPEHRRQKFKAKGRMRSLSPFGHLAQELSPGSGLLPVHPPQQQHRLSYHTEPIKRLPSP; the protein is encoded by the exons ATGGGGTTGCCCACCATCTCTGTCCCCATCGGAGACCCGCAGTCTAATCGGGAACCCCGGCTTTCTTCTG gccTCTCAATGCCGGGTACCACAGGGAAGGCAGGAGGACCCCGGGTTTCAGCTGGCAATGTCTTCCCAGAGGCATGGAAGAAGGAGTTGAGAGACCTGGCTTCCCGGGTGGCCGTCTTCACCAAGGAGAATGAGCTGAAGAGCAAAGAG AAGGAGGAGCCTCAGCGGGAGCAAGGGGCAAAGTACTCGGCCGAGACTGGGAGGCTCATCCCCACTTCCACCCGAGTCATTGGTCGCCGCCACTCCCGCCAGGGCCCACGGATGTATTCTTCTGGCAAAGATGAAGGAGTCCAGACTGTTTTCCTAAAGGATCATGAGCTGCTG GGCGGCCTCATCTTGCCTGGAATTAGGTTCTCGGGTCCTGTGGGGAGGGGGCCCCGGGCAG GACTCCAGGGGCTACACCTCCTACCACGGGTCCCAACTCCAGGCAACCGTAGCCACAGCCACCGTCAGCAGCCTGGCCTAGGGAGCCCCCGTAGCCCATGCTGCTACACAGAGCTGGAGCTCCCCCCGATGATACGAGACTGGAGGCTGCAGGGGAAAGAGGGCCCGGCGGTGGCAGAGATGCCAGAGGCTGAGGAAGCGGCCGAGGGTGAAGCGTTCATGCTGCTTggcgggatggagccccacgcgGGGTCATCTGCAGCATCAGCCAGCCCTGACCCCCAGCCCGCCCGCTGGGATCTCCCCACCTCTGTGCTAGTGTCTCCAGACCCTGGGAGCTCCAGGGTGGGGAGGCCCGTGGGGTCCCTGAAACCCCCACGCCAAGGACCCAGGGATCCGGGACTCG gtcctggaGCTCCTTTGTCAGATCCTGCAGACAGACTCCCTGAGCGCTATCCAGTTCTGGCTACTTTACGCTCCCCCAAAAG AGAAAGACCTGGCCCTGGGACTCCTGCAAACAGCCGTGGCTCAGCAATTTCCACAGCCCCTAGCCTCTATCCCGTTGGAAAAACTTCTCCATCAGCTCCAGGAATTCCAAGAGCCATCTCAAGAGAAGAAACAGCCGCCCTACAG CCAATCCCCGAAGAAGACGAAGACCCCACCACTACCCAAAGGCGACCAACCAG AGTACATCGGGAGAGCACAAATTCTCCGGATGCATCTGAACCAGAACACAGAAGACAGAAAttcaaagccaaaggcagaatgCGGAGTCTGAGTCCCTTTGGCCACCTTGCTCAGGAGCTGTCCCCAGGTTCGGGGCTGCTCCCAGTTCACCCACCTCAACAGCAACACCGACTTTCCTATCACACGGAACCTATTAAAAGGCTGCCTTCCCCCTAA
- the TBATA gene encoding protein TBATA isoform X16, protein MYSSGKDEGVQTVFLKDHELLGGLILPGIRFSGPVGRGPRAGLQGLHLLPRVPTPGNRSHSHRQQPGLGSPRSPCCYTELELPPMIRDWRLQGKEGPAVAEMPEAEEAAEGEAFMLLGGMEPHAGSSAASASPDPQPARWDLPTSVLVSPDPGSSRVGRPVGSLKPPRQGPRDPGLGPGAPLSDPADRLPERYPVLATLRSPKRERPGPGTPANSRGSAISTAPSLYPVGKTSPSAPGIPRAISREETAALQPIPEEDEDPTTTQRRPTRVHRESTNSPDASEPEHRRQKFKAKGRMRSLSPFGHLAQELSPGSGLLPVHPPQQQHRLSYHTEPIKRLPSP, encoded by the exons ATGTATTCTTCTGGCAAAGATGAAGGAGTCCAGACTGTTTTCCTAAAGGATCATGAGCTGCTG GGCGGCCTCATCTTGCCTGGAATTAGGTTCTCGGGTCCTGTGGGGAGGGGGCCCCGGGCAG GACTCCAGGGGCTACACCTCCTACCACGGGTCCCAACTCCAGGCAACCGTAGCCACAGCCACCGTCAGCAGCCTGGCCTAGGGAGCCCCCGTAGCCCATGCTGCTACACAGAGCTGGAGCTCCCCCCGATGATACGAGACTGGAGGCTGCAGGGGAAAGAGGGCCCGGCGGTGGCAGAGATGCCAGAGGCTGAGGAAGCGGCCGAGGGTGAAGCGTTCATGCTGCTTggcgggatggagccccacgcgGGGTCATCTGCAGCATCAGCCAGCCCTGACCCCCAGCCCGCCCGCTGGGATCTCCCCACCTCTGTGCTAGTGTCTCCAGACCCTGGGAGCTCCAGGGTGGGGAGGCCCGTGGGGTCCCTGAAACCCCCACGCCAAGGACCCAGGGATCCGGGACTCG gtcctggaGCTCCTTTGTCAGATCCTGCAGACAGACTCCCTGAGCGCTATCCAGTTCTGGCTACTTTACGCTCCCCCAAAAG AGAAAGACCTGGCCCTGGGACTCCTGCAAACAGCCGTGGCTCAGCAATTTCCACAGCCCCTAGCCTCTATCCCGTTGGAAAAACTTCTCCATCAGCTCCAGGAATTCCAAGAGCCATCTCAAGAGAAGAAACAGCCGCCCTACAG CCAATCCCCGAAGAAGACGAAGACCCCACCACTACCCAAAGGCGACCAACCAG AGTACATCGGGAGAGCACAAATTCTCCGGATGCATCTGAACCAGAACACAGAAGACAGAAAttcaaagccaaaggcagaatgCGGAGTCTGAGTCCCTTTGGCCACCTTGCTCAGGAGCTGTCCCCAGGTTCGGGGCTGCTCCCAGTTCACCCACCTCAACAGCAACACCGACTTTCCTATCACACGGAACCTATTAAAAGGCTGCCTTCCCCCTAA